In one Agathobacter rectalis ATCC 33656 genomic region, the following are encoded:
- a CDS encoding glycoside hydrolase family 32 protein, which yields MSELLEKARSYEAKKIAATDKESKPLFHISAPAGWINDPNGFSVYNGKIHLFYQYYPYLREWGPMHWGHSTTGDMIKWEQLPCALAPDEEYDKKGCFSGSAIEADGKHVLVYTGVTRIKLPDGSEQERQNQCIAFGDGLNYVKHENNPVVTGDMLPENCSRIDFRDPKIWKEDDTYYLIVGSKDLNNVGQVVLCSSKNLTDWQFETILAANSTGKIGTMWECPDFFGLEDKHVLICSPQSMKADKYEFHNGHNSVYFLGDYDKENHVFIKEEPHTLDYGMDFYAPQTTLLPDGRRVMIAWMKSWDACVVPDSQDWQGMMTLPRELEIKDGRIWQKPVKEIENYRANKCHYTDKKIDCYTTFDGIKGRTLDMTVELSGEEYHDFTVEMACDDEYSTAFTYNRVAGVLEIDRTCCGVTKDVVCVRKIKIADTDRKLKLRFIMDRQSIELFINDGQQVATTAICTPLQADGISFNCDGSAVVDIEKYDII from the coding sequence ATGAGCGAATTATTGGAAAAAGCAAGAAGCTACGAGGCAAAAAAAATAGCTGCTACAGATAAAGAGAGTAAACCTTTGTTTCATATCAGTGCACCGGCAGGATGGATTAATGATCCGAATGGATTTTCTGTCTATAACGGAAAAATTCATCTGTTTTATCAGTACTATCCATATCTGCGTGAGTGGGGACCTATGCATTGGGGGCATAGTACGACAGGCGATATGATTAAATGGGAGCAGCTTCCGTGTGCTCTGGCACCTGACGAGGAATATGATAAAAAAGGATGTTTCTCAGGAAGTGCCATTGAGGCAGATGGTAAGCATGTGCTTGTATACACAGGTGTCACAAGGATTAAACTTCCTGACGGTAGTGAGCAGGAGAGACAGAACCAGTGCATCGCATTTGGAGACGGACTTAATTATGTGAAGCATGAGAATAATCCTGTTGTGACAGGCGATATGCTTCCTGAAAACTGCAGCAGAATCGATTTCCGTGACCCTAAAATATGGAAAGAGGATGACACATATTATCTTATAGTTGGAAGCAAGGACTTAAACAATGTGGGACAGGTAGTGCTCTGCTCTTCAAAAAACCTGACCGATTGGCAGTTTGAGACAATCCTTGCGGCAAACAGCACCGGCAAAATAGGTACCATGTGGGAGTGCCCGGACTTCTTTGGGCTGGAGGATAAGCATGTGCTCATCTGTTCACCGCAGAGTATGAAGGCAGACAAATATGAGTTTCATAACGGACACAACTCTGTATATTTTCTGGGGGATTATGATAAAGAAAATCATGTATTTATCAAGGAAGAGCCGCACACTCTTGACTATGGCATGGACTTTTATGCGCCACAGACTACACTGCTTCCGGACGGACGCCGTGTGATGATTGCCTGGATGAAGTCATGGGATGCATGTGTCGTTCCTGATTCGCAGGATTGGCAGGGCATGATGACACTGCCTCGTGAGCTTGAAATAAAGGACGGCCGCATCTGGCAGAAGCCGGTTAAGGAAATAGAAAATTATCGTGCAAACAAGTGTCATTATACAGATAAAAAAATAGACTGCTACACGACCTTTGATGGCATAAAGGGCCGCACTCTCGACATGACAGTGGAGCTTTCAGGCGAGGAGTACCATGACTTCACTGTTGAAATGGCATGCGATGATGAGTATAGTACAGCGTTTACCTACAACAGAGTCGCAGGCGTGCTCGAGATTGATCGTACCTGCTGTGGCGTCACAAAGGATGTCGTCTGTGTCAGAAAAATTAAAATCGCAGATACAGACAGAAAGCTAAAGCTTCGTTTCATCATGGACAGACAGTCTATAGAGCTCTTTATCAATGACGGACAGCAGGTCGCAACCACAGCTATCTGTACACCTCTTCAGGCAGACGGAATCAGCTTTAATTGTGACGGAAGTGCTGTTGTGGATATTGAAAAATATGATATAATATGA